A window of the Cloacibacillus sp. An23 genome harbors these coding sequences:
- a CDS encoding thiazole synthase, which produces MTDKLIIGGHEFTSRFILGSGKYSPELIKAAVSEAGAQMVTIALRRANSNTDSILEHIPQGVTLLPNTSGARTADEAVRIARLARECGCGDFVKIEIMRDSKYLLPDNCETVRATEILAKEGFIVMPYMYPDLNTARDLVSAGAAAVMPLGAPIGSNKGLATREFIQILIDEIELPVIVDAGIGRPSQACEAMEMGAAAIMANTAIATAGDVAAMARAFGLAVRAGREACLAGLGRVIEKGASASSPLTGFLAD; this is translated from the coding sequence ATGACGGACAAACTCATCATCGGAGGACACGAATTCACATCGCGTTTCATCCTCGGCTCGGGCAAATATTCGCCGGAGCTGATAAAGGCCGCGGTGAGCGAGGCGGGGGCGCAGATGGTGACGATAGCGCTGCGCCGCGCGAACTCGAATACGGACAGCATACTAGAGCACATCCCGCAGGGCGTGACTCTGCTGCCGAATACCTCCGGCGCGCGCACTGCCGACGAAGCGGTGCGCATAGCGCGGCTAGCGCGCGAGTGCGGCTGCGGCGACTTCGTGAAAATCGAGATAATGCGCGACAGCAAGTATCTCCTGCCCGACAACTGCGAGACGGTGCGCGCGACGGAAATACTCGCGAAGGAGGGCTTCATCGTCATGCCCTACATGTACCCCGACCTCAACACGGCGCGCGACCTCGTGAGCGCGGGAGCCGCGGCGGTCATGCCGCTCGGCGCGCCGATAGGCTCGAACAAGGGGCTCGCGACGCGCGAGTTCATCCAGATACTCATCGACGAGATAGAGCTGCCTGTAATCGTGGACGCAGGCATCGGCAGGCCGTCGCAGGCCTGCGAGGCGATGGAGATGGGGGCCGCCGCTATAATGGCGAACACCGCGATTGCGACCGCGGGCGACGTGGCCGCGATGGCGCGCGCCTTCGGCCTCGCCGTGCGCGCTGGGCGCGAGGCCTGCCTCGCCGGACTCGGGCGCGTCATCGAGAAGGGCGCTTCTGCCTCGTCGCCGCTGACGGGCTTCCTCGCGGACTAG
- the thiF gene encoding sulfur carrier protein ThiS adenylyltransferase ThiF, which produces MASREETVRALELRHGAENQKIFAASSVGVAGLGGLGSHIAAWLARLGVGRLVLADFDRVDLANIHRQQYYLSDVGRPKCEALAEQLRRINPYLEYEAHDTRVTADNAPRIFAGCRVVCEAFDRPEEKAMLAEAVLGSMPETYLVAASGMAGCGAADDIRTERRMKRLRVCGDFGSGIECGLPVFAPRVALCAAHQATAAMRLLLGFDE; this is translated from the coding sequence ATGGCAAGCCGTGAGGAAACAGTACGCGCGCTCGAGCTGAGGCACGGCGCGGAAAATCAGAAAATTTTCGCCGCGTCTTCGGTCGGAGTCGCGGGGCTAGGCGGGCTTGGCTCGCACATAGCGGCGTGGCTCGCGCGCCTCGGCGTCGGACGGCTGGTGCTCGCCGACTTCGACAGGGTGGATTTAGCCAACATCCACCGCCAGCAATATTACCTCTCCGACGTGGGGCGTCCGAAGTGCGAGGCGCTGGCGGAGCAGCTGCGCCGGATAAATCCGTATCTTGAGTACGAAGCGCACGATACGCGCGTGACGGCGGACAACGCGCCGCGCATCTTCGCGGGCTGCCGCGTCGTATGCGAGGCTTTCGACAGGCCGGAGGAAAAGGCCATGCTCGCCGAGGCCGTGCTGGGCTCGATGCCTGAGACGTACCTAGTAGCCGCCTCCGGCATGGCGGGCTGCGGCGCGGCGGACGATATACGGACCGAGCGCCGCATGAAACGGCTGCGCGTATGCGGAGACTTCGGCAGCGGCATAGAATGCGGCCTGCCGGTCTTCGCGCCGCGCGTCGCGCTCTGCGCCGCTCATCAGGCGACGGCGGCGATGCGCCTGCTGCTCGGGTTCGACGAATAA
- a CDS encoding GNAT family N-acetyltransferase, with amino-acid sequence MEIRPVSMRDAEAIADIRRKDGVREGVMALSSDRTDFTENFLRSLTERDRAFTAVENGEVVGFAVMLVNKEECRAHSAAIAVMVDRDFQQRGIGDRLLGRLVECADGELGLHRLELLVLTDNEKALKLYRRHGFEVEATKRRAAAVNGRFADEYLMGRLRAEEAAQ; translated from the coding sequence TTGGAGATAAGACCGGTTTCGATGAGAGACGCTGAAGCTATAGCGGATATAAGGAGAAAGGACGGCGTGCGCGAGGGCGTGATGGCTCTGTCGAGCGACAGGACGGACTTCACCGAGAACTTTCTCCGCTCGCTGACGGAAAGGGACAGGGCGTTCACGGCAGTCGAAAACGGAGAGGTCGTCGGCTTCGCCGTGATGCTCGTCAACAAGGAGGAGTGCCGAGCTCACAGCGCGGCGATAGCCGTCATGGTCGACCGCGACTTCCAGCAGCGCGGCATAGGCGACAGGCTGCTCGGACGCCTCGTCGAGTGCGCTGACGGCGAACTCGGACTCCACCGCCTCGAACTCCTCGTGCTGACCGACAACGAAAAGGCGCTGAAGCTCTACAGGAGACACGGCTTCGAGGTAGAAGCCACTAAAAGGCGCGCAGCGGCGGTAAACGGACGCTTCGCAGACGAATACCTGATGGGACGCCTGCGCGCGGAGGAGGCGGCACAATGA
- a CDS encoding coenzyme F420-0:L-glutamate ligase has protein sequence MRYVGTVSRGIRLPVVTQGDDIIKIITENVIKASESERDRFEIRDRDVIGVTESLVARSQGNYVALRDISADIAAKFPKGDVAIFGPILSRNRFHQLLRGMAAGIKGKIHIILTYPSDEVGNQTIEPMNYYLNSGRLSGECFGEDEYYRVFGEYRHPFTGVDYVQLYKSIAPERISVHFSNNPLSALKFSKQAVVASIHARALHRDILEKGGAEKVVTLDQICAAPVREGAGYNPDYGVLGSNYTNDESVKLFPRGCGEFVRKLQAEMKSRTGRDVEVLVYGDGAFKDPVCGIWELADPVVSPGFTDGLAGLPKEIKFKYVADNAGDKDPAQAVEEAIRAKDELDRFGHSTLGTTPRRLTDLIGSLCDLTSGSGDKGTPVVYIQGYFDSYLDD, from the coding sequence ATGCGTTACGTAGGAACCGTTTCGAGAGGGATACGCCTCCCGGTCGTCACGCAGGGCGACGACATTATAAAGATAATAACCGAAAACGTCATAAAGGCCTCCGAGTCCGAAAGAGACAGATTCGAGATAAGAGACCGCGACGTGATAGGCGTCACGGAATCGCTCGTCGCGCGTTCGCAGGGCAATTACGTCGCTCTGCGCGACATCTCCGCCGACATCGCGGCGAAATTCCCGAAGGGCGACGTCGCGATATTCGGCCCTATACTCTCGCGCAACCGCTTCCACCAGCTCCTGCGCGGAATGGCGGCGGGCATTAAAGGAAAGATACATATAATCCTCACCTACCCGTCGGACGAGGTCGGCAACCAGACGATAGAGCCGATGAACTACTACCTGAACAGCGGCAGACTCTCCGGCGAATGCTTCGGCGAAGACGAATACTACAGGGTCTTCGGAGAGTACAGACACCCGTTCACCGGCGTCGATTACGTGCAGCTCTACAAGAGCATAGCCCCGGAGCGAATCAGCGTACACTTCTCCAACAATCCGCTCTCGGCGCTCAAATTCTCGAAACAGGCCGTCGTCGCGAGCATCCACGCGCGCGCGCTGCACCGCGACATACTCGAAAAAGGCGGCGCTGAAAAGGTCGTCACCCTCGACCAGATATGCGCCGCGCCGGTGCGCGAAGGCGCCGGCTACAATCCCGACTACGGAGTGCTTGGCTCCAACTACACAAACGACGAGTCGGTCAAGCTCTTCCCGCGCGGCTGCGGCGAATTCGTGCGCAAACTCCAGGCCGAAATGAAAAGCCGCACGGGCCGCGACGTCGAAGTGCTCGTCTACGGCGACGGCGCATTCAAAGACCCGGTCTGCGGAATATGGGAGCTCGCCGACCCCGTGGTGTCGCCGGGCTTCACAGACGGACTGGCCGGCCTTCCTAAAGAGATAAAATTCAAGTACGTCGCGGACAACGCGGGAGACAAAGACCCCGCTCAGGCAGTCGAAGAGGCGATACGCGCGAAAGACGAACTCGACCGGTTCGGCCACTCGACGCTCGGCACGACGCCGCGCCGCCTGACAGACCTCATAGGCTCGCTCTGCGACCTCACATCAGGCTCCGGCGACAAGGGCACGCCCGTCGTCTATATCCAGGGATATTTCGACAGCTACCTCGATGACTGA
- the ilvD gene encoding dihydroxy-acid dehydratase — protein sequence MTKRVGSELLGNINFAEVRALYKSMGFSQDELRGPVIGVANAWSEVVPGHYTLRRVAEFVKKGIYRAGGTAVEFGVIGACDAYASGHDGMKYILPSRELIAASVETMARAHLVDGLVLLGSCDKIIPGMLMGAARLDIPAVLAVGGPMIGGAEFDGRKSDSTSVTEAVGMLRTGRTDEEAFRRLEDTACPGCGSCSFYGTANSMAALAEAMGMSMPGGALIPAVYAERMRSSEAAGLAIVDLVKNGVSARRVMTYEALENAIVVMLGTGASTNCVMHLCAIASEAGLDPRKIFARIDWLSERVPLVAKVNPASEYDMEDFYRAGGVPQVMRELEKFLRTDALTATTRTVGENLKAAKNLYCVDRRVIKTAEDPFSRGKGLCLLRGNLAPDGAVAKPAAMAREMFRFTGPARVFDSEEEANEAILNGAVKAGDVVVVRYEGPRGGPGMREMFHAMKFLYGMGLAGKTALITDGRFSGTNSGCYVGHISPEAAAGGPLAALRDGDMITIDIENKSLSVALSDGEIASRMKDWRPPRREIPDGWLGIYAKLASSASDGAVMKI from the coding sequence GTGACTAAACGCGTCGGTTCGGAGCTTCTCGGCAATATAAATTTCGCCGAGGTGCGCGCTCTTTATAAATCTATGGGGTTTTCGCAGGATGAGCTGCGCGGGCCGGTCATCGGCGTCGCGAACGCATGGAGCGAGGTCGTGCCGGGGCATTATACCCTGCGCCGCGTCGCGGAATTCGTAAAGAAGGGGATATACAGGGCCGGCGGCACGGCGGTCGAGTTCGGCGTCATAGGCGCGTGCGACGCCTACGCCAGCGGCCACGACGGCATGAAGTACATCCTTCCGTCGCGCGAGCTTATCGCGGCGAGCGTCGAGACGATGGCGCGCGCGCATCTGGTAGACGGTCTCGTGCTGTTGGGTTCGTGCGACAAGATAATACCTGGAATGCTTATGGGCGCGGCGAGGCTCGACATTCCGGCCGTGCTCGCCGTAGGAGGACCGATGATCGGCGGAGCTGAGTTCGACGGGCGCAAAAGCGATTCTACTTCCGTTACCGAAGCCGTAGGGATGCTCCGCACAGGCAGGACGGACGAAGAAGCTTTCCGCCGTCTCGAGGATACGGCCTGCCCAGGCTGCGGCTCGTGCTCTTTTTACGGTACAGCCAACTCGATGGCGGCGCTGGCTGAAGCGATGGGGATGTCCATGCCTGGCGGCGCGCTTATCCCGGCCGTATACGCCGAGCGCATGAGAAGCTCGGAGGCCGCAGGGCTCGCGATAGTGGATCTGGTGAAGAACGGCGTATCCGCGCGCCGCGTAATGACATACGAGGCGCTCGAAAACGCCATAGTAGTGATGCTGGGTACCGGGGCCTCGACGAACTGCGTGATGCATCTGTGCGCGATCGCCTCGGAGGCCGGGCTGGACCCCAGAAAAATATTCGCGAGGATAGACTGGCTCAGCGAGCGCGTCCCGCTGGTCGCCAAGGTGAATCCCGCGTCGGAGTACGATATGGAAGATTTCTACAGGGCGGGCGGAGTGCCTCAGGTTATGCGCGAGCTTGAGAAGTTTCTCCGTACCGATGCCCTGACGGCGACAACGCGCACGGTCGGGGAAAATCTGAAGGCGGCGAAAAATCTTTACTGCGTGGACCGCCGCGTCATAAAAACGGCGGAAGATCCATTCAGCCGCGGGAAGGGGCTTTGCCTGCTGCGCGGCAACCTCGCTCCCGACGGCGCCGTCGCGAAGCCCGCGGCGATGGCGCGAGAGATGTTCAGATTCACCGGCCCGGCGCGCGTTTTTGATTCGGAAGAAGAAGCGAACGAAGCTATACTGAACGGAGCCGTGAAGGCCGGCGACGTGGTCGTGGTACGTTACGAAGGACCGAGGGGCGGGCCCGGGATGCGCGAAATGTTCCACGCGATGAAGTTTCTCTACGGTATGGGGCTCGCTGGGAAGACGGCGCTTATAACCGACGGGCGTTTCTCCGGCACGAACAGCGGATGCTACGTCGGGCACATATCGCCGGAAGCCGCCGCAGGCGGCCCGCTCGCCGCTCTGCGCGACGGAGATATGATAACGATCGACATCGAGAACAAAAGCCTGTCGGTCGCGCTGAGCGACGGAGAAATCGCGTCGCGCATGAAAGACTGGCGTCCCCCGCGCAGGGAAATTCCTGACGGCTGGCTCGGGATATACGCAAAACTCGCCTCGTCGGCCTCGGACGGAGCCGTGATGAAAATTTAG
- a CDS encoding thiamine phosphate synthase, whose amino-acid sequence MFRIICVTDRKLCSGDFFARLAEICAGGADFVILREKDLAAAEYAEVAGRALAICGPRLVLHGAAALPLLRRVPRVHLPLAVLESKPEIRKNAELLGVSVHSAEEAKRAQKLGADYVTAGHIFETACKSGLPGRGLSFLRDTASSVNIPVYAIGGVSARNIAAVRGAGGAGACVMSGLMSCASPKDTLAELRRAAG is encoded by the coding sequence ATGTTCCGCATAATCTGCGTCACGGACAGAAAACTCTGCTCCGGAGATTTTTTCGCGCGGCTCGCCGAAATATGCGCGGGCGGCGCGGACTTCGTGATACTGCGCGAAAAAGATCTGGCCGCCGCCGAATACGCCGAAGTCGCCGGGCGCGCGCTAGCAATCTGCGGCCCGCGGCTCGTCCTGCACGGCGCGGCGGCGCTTCCGCTTCTGCGCCGCGTCCCGCGCGTCCATCTGCCGCTCGCGGTTCTTGAAAGCAAGCCTGAAATCCGGAAAAACGCGGAACTTCTCGGCGTCTCCGTCCATTCGGCGGAAGAGGCGAAGCGCGCGCAAAAACTCGGCGCGGACTACGTCACGGCGGGACATATATTCGAGACCGCCTGCAAGAGCGGCCTGCCCGGACGCGGCCTGAGCTTCCTGCGCGATACTGCTTCGTCCGTAAACATACCCGTTTACGCGATAGGCGGAGTGTCGGCGCGAAACATCGCCGCCGTCCGCGGCGCTGGGGGCGCGGGCGCATGCGTGATGAGCGGCCTGATGTCATGCGCGTCTCCCAAAGACACGCTCGCGGAGCTGCGCCGCGCAGCCGGCTAA
- a CDS encoding TSUP family transporter: MDGGFVVSAPMLAFVCFMVFLAGFVDASAGGGGLIGIPAYLFTGMPAHCALGCNKLSSACGTTVSVVKFWRSGAVEPRSAAVAFAASLAGSAAGARIALMMSDAAIKTVMLVVLPCVAAVVLFRGNVADGGTARQAFGRREAALSAVIGFLIGGYDGLIGPGTGTFAIIAFSALLGLDLRTSSGNAKILNAASNYASLATFITAGAVIYSIAVPAALCNVAGNYLGSRCALTKGARFIRPMMLCVLAALMLKLLWDVAAG, encoded by the coding sequence ATGGACGGCGGTTTTGTTGTTTCGGCTCCGATGCTCGCTTTCGTCTGTTTTATGGTTTTTCTCGCGGGGTTTGTGGACGCCTCTGCGGGAGGCGGCGGGCTCATCGGCATTCCGGCCTATCTGTTCACGGGGATGCCGGCGCACTGCGCGCTCGGCTGCAACAAACTTTCGAGCGCCTGCGGCACTACCGTCTCGGTCGTTAAGTTCTGGCGCAGCGGCGCGGTAGAGCCGCGTTCCGCGGCCGTAGCCTTCGCCGCTTCGTTAGCGGGCTCGGCGGCCGGCGCGCGCATCGCGCTTATGATGAGCGACGCCGCGATAAAGACAGTGATGCTGGTGGTTTTGCCGTGTGTCGCGGCCGTCGTGCTTTTCCGCGGCAATGTGGCCGACGGCGGGACTGCGCGTCAGGCTTTCGGCAGGCGCGAGGCCGCGCTCTCCGCCGTCATCGGCTTCCTCATCGGAGGCTACGACGGGCTCATCGGCCCTGGGACGGGGACTTTTGCGATAATCGCCTTCTCCGCCCTGCTCGGCCTCGACCTGCGCACATCGTCTGGCAACGCCAAGATTCTGAACGCCGCCTCGAATTACGCGTCTCTCGCGACCTTCATCACGGCGGGAGCCGTAATATACTCGATAGCCGTGCCTGCAGCTCTCTGCAACGTCGCGGGGAATTATCTAGGCTCGCGCTGCGCTCTGACTAAGGGCGCCCGCTTCATACGCCCGATGATGCTCTGCGTGCTCGCCGCGCTGATGCTCAAGCTTCTCTGGGACGTCGCCGCCGGCTGA
- the thiS gene encoding sulfur carrier protein ThiS, whose translation MLNGEAFDCPDGTTLLGLIRLRGLAPERVAAEAGGAIVRRSDFGSFVLSPGERVELVHFVGGG comes from the coding sequence GTGCTTAACGGAGAAGCCTTCGACTGCCCCGATGGGACGACTCTGCTCGGCCTGATACGGCTGCGCGGCCTCGCGCCGGAACGCGTCGCGGCTGAGGCGGGCGGCGCGATAGTGCGGCGCTCCGATTTCGGCTCGTTCGTGCTTTCGCCGGGCGAGCGCGTCGAGCTGGTACATTTCGTGGGAGGAGGTTAA
- a CDS encoding ferritin, with translation MVIDAKMEQALNGQIQAEFESAYLYLSMSAWFEANDLPGCAHWMRKQAGEEQEHAMKLYKYVVSRGGRVTLGAIAAPRCDWKSATEVFEQTLGHEEKVTQLIYALVDAAVEMKDHATREMLGWFVNEQVEEEETATEILTKFRKLGETPISLSMIDQQLAAR, from the coding sequence ATGGTAATCGATGCAAAAATGGAACAGGCGCTCAACGGACAGATTCAGGCGGAGTTCGAGTCCGCGTATCTCTATCTTTCGATGTCGGCGTGGTTCGAGGCGAACGACCTCCCGGGCTGCGCGCACTGGATGAGGAAGCAGGCGGGCGAGGAGCAGGAGCACGCCATGAAGCTCTATAAATACGTCGTGTCGCGCGGCGGACGCGTGACGCTCGGCGCGATCGCGGCCCCGCGCTGCGACTGGAAGAGCGCGACGGAAGTCTTCGAGCAGACGCTCGGGCATGAGGAGAAGGTCACTCAGCTCATCTACGCGCTCGTAGACGCGGCAGTCGAGATGAAGGACCACGCGACGCGCGAGATGCTCGGCTGGTTCGTCAACGAGCAGGTTGAGGAGGAAGAGACTGCGACCGAGATCCTCACGAAGTTCAGGAAGCTCGGCGAGACGCCGATCTCCCTCTCGATGATAGACCAGCAGCTCGCGGCGAGATAA
- a CDS encoding CPCC family cysteine-rich protein: MNYKCPCCGFYTFKEKPDGNYDICPVCFWEDDPVQSNDENFEGGANRASLKQARENFINFGACEEEYVKFVRPPFDDEKSGSGHNRSAE, translated from the coding sequence ATGAACTACAAATGCCCGTGCTGCGGCTTTTACACCTTCAAAGAAAAGCCGGATGGAAATTACGACATCTGCCCGGTATGTTTCTGGGAGGACGATCCCGTCCAGTCGAACGACGAAAATTTTGAAGGCGGCGCGAACCGAGCGAGCCTGAAACAGGCTAGAGAAAATTTCATCAATTTCGGAGCCTGTGAGGAAGAATACGTAAAATTCGTCCGCCCGCCGTTTGATGATGAAAAGAGCGGCTCCGGCCATAATCGATCGGCTGAATAG
- the thiH gene encoding 2-iminoacetate synthase ThiH, translating to MSVTIEKSRRTDHMAYMEGMEQIDPTVRNEVVAARESYDAASFGPGDVRRALSASSRGPREFAALLSPAAAPFLEEMARLAREEKRRWFGDNVYLFTPLYISNYCENYCVYCGFNCRNKIRRAKLNMEEIERELQAIARTGLEEILILTGESRKASGVEYIGDACALASKYFKTVGIEVYPMNSDEYAYLHKRGVDYVTVFQETYDSDRYEKLHLAGHKRVFPYRLEAQERALMGGMRGVAFAALLGLSDFRRDAYAAGIHAYLLQRKYPRAEISFSCPRLRPIVGGEGVQPADNVGERELLQILCAYRLFMPFAGITVSTRERAGFRDNVMDIVATKISAGVSTGIGGHTGEEKGDDQFEIADNRSVDEVTAAARERGLSAVTNDYIYL from the coding sequence ATGTCCGTGACAATAGAAAAATCCCGGCGCACCGACCACATGGCCTACATGGAGGGCATGGAGCAGATAGACCCGACTGTCAGAAACGAAGTAGTCGCGGCGCGCGAGAGCTACGACGCGGCCTCGTTCGGCCCCGGCGACGTGCGGCGCGCGCTTTCCGCATCGTCGCGCGGCCCGCGCGAATTCGCGGCGCTGCTCTCCCCCGCCGCGGCCCCGTTCCTCGAAGAGATGGCCCGCCTCGCGCGCGAGGAAAAGCGCCGCTGGTTCGGCGACAACGTCTACCTCTTCACGCCGCTCTACATCTCAAACTACTGCGAAAATTACTGCGTCTACTGCGGATTCAACTGCCGCAACAAAATACGCCGCGCGAAGCTTAATATGGAGGAGATCGAGCGCGAGCTCCAGGCGATAGCCAGAACCGGCCTCGAAGAGATACTCATACTGACGGGCGAAAGCCGCAAAGCGAGCGGCGTCGAATACATAGGCGACGCCTGCGCGCTCGCGAGCAAGTATTTCAAAACGGTCGGCATCGAAGTCTACCCGATGAACTCCGACGAATACGCCTACCTGCATAAACGCGGCGTGGACTACGTGACGGTGTTCCAGGAGACATACGACTCGGACCGTTACGAGAAGCTGCACCTCGCGGGACACAAGCGCGTATTCCCCTACCGCCTCGAGGCGCAGGAGCGCGCTCTGATGGGCGGTATGCGCGGCGTCGCCTTCGCGGCGCTGCTCGGCCTTTCGGACTTCCGCCGCGACGCATACGCCGCCGGCATCCACGCATATCTGCTCCAGCGCAAATACCCGCGCGCGGAGATCTCGTTCTCATGCCCGCGGCTCCGCCCCATCGTCGGCGGCGAAGGCGTACAGCCCGCGGACAATGTCGGCGAACGCGAGCTGCTCCAGATACTCTGCGCCTACCGCCTCTTCATGCCGTTCGCGGGAATCACGGTATCGACGCGCGAGCGCGCGGGCTTCCGCGACAACGTGATGGACATCGTCGCGACGAAAATCTCCGCCGGAGTCTCGACGGGCATCGGAGGACACACAGGCGAGGAGAAGGGAGACGACCAGTTCGAGATAGCCGACAACCGCAGCGTGGACGAAGTTACGGCGGCGGCGCGCGAACGCGGACTCTCCGCCGTGACGAACGACTACATCTATCTATAG
- a CDS encoding GNAT family protein, with the protein MRIRPVRPGDAPAINRINQNVHTPNIFVNIASHQFDDAEKLIAGLTRFDHMLVLETETPPAELCGAVLLRVCPQIFMRRTATLRIIVAKEWQGQGLGKALAAAALDLADNELMLERVEVEIPTDNVGALKLCKSSGFRVEGVARDWLRTLDGKYVDAYLMAHCREAK; encoded by the coding sequence ATGAGGATACGTCCCGTAAGGCCCGGAGACGCGCCGGCGATAAACCGCATAAACCAGAACGTCCACACCCCAAACATATTCGTCAACATAGCGAGCCACCAGTTCGACGACGCGGAAAAGCTCATAGCCGGGCTCACGCGCTTCGACCACATGCTGGTGCTGGAAACGGAGACGCCGCCGGCCGAGCTGTGCGGGGCGGTGCTGCTCCGCGTATGCCCGCAGATATTCATGCGCCGCACCGCGACGCTGCGCATAATCGTCGCGAAGGAATGGCAGGGACAGGGGCTCGGCAAAGCTCTCGCAGCCGCGGCTCTCGACCTCGCCGACAACGAGCTGATGCTCGAGCGCGTCGAGGTCGAGATACCGACGGACAACGTAGGCGCGCTGAAGCTCTGCAAGTCGTCCGGCTTCCGCGTCGAGGGCGTCGCGCGCGACTGGCTTCGTACGCTTGACGGGAAATACGTCGACGCCTATCTCATGGCGCACTGCCGCGAAGCCAAGTAA
- a CDS encoding TIGR02757 family protein encodes MSKPLETRESRIASRGIFEKIYDDYNRREYVSPDPLQFLYDYDDTVDREAVGLIASGLAYGRVAHILKSVSRVLGTLGPHPAEYLKGTSYRDHEAALCGFVHRFTGCAEMCSFLDAIGAALREHGSIENLFLSGWRGDMIEGMENLALAFCRYTGQDNLYLLPRPSKGSACKRMALFLRWMVRRDGVDPGGWRSVSPADLLIPLDTHMFNISSTLGLCSMKSASGRAAAEITRNFKDVSPDDPVKYDFSLTRYGIREEMTVEELFAKWHMER; translated from the coding sequence GTGTCTAAGCCGCTTGAGACCCGCGAGTCGCGTATAGCGAGCCGCGGCATATTTGAAAAAATATACGATGATTACAACAGGCGCGAATACGTCTCTCCAGACCCGCTTCAGTTTTTATACGATTATGACGACACCGTCGACCGCGAGGCCGTCGGTCTGATAGCCTCCGGCCTCGCCTACGGGCGCGTCGCGCACATACTCAAGAGCGTCTCCCGCGTCCTCGGCACGCTCGGGCCGCATCCGGCGGAATACCTGAAAGGGACGTCGTACCGCGACCACGAGGCGGCGCTCTGCGGCTTCGTCCACCGTTTCACTGGCTGCGCGGAGATGTGCTCGTTCCTCGACGCGATAGGCGCGGCGCTGCGCGAGCACGGTTCGATAGAAAACCTGTTCCTTTCCGGCTGGCGCGGCGACATGATCGAGGGGATGGAGAATCTGGCTCTCGCCTTCTGCCGCTACACGGGGCAGGACAATCTCTACCTTCTGCCTCGTCCTTCGAAGGGCAGCGCCTGCAAGCGCATGGCGCTCTTCCTGCGCTGGATGGTGCGGCGCGACGGCGTGGATCCGGGCGGCTGGCGCAGCGTTTCGCCGGCCGACCTGCTGATACCGCTCGACACACACATGTTCAACATATCGTCTACGCTCGGCCTCTGCTCCATGAAGAGCGCGAGCGGCAGGGCCGCGGCGGAGATAACGCGGAACTTCAAGGACGTTTCGCCCGACGACCCTGTGAAATACGACTTTTCTCTGACGCGCTACGGCATCCGCGAAGAGATGACGGTCGAAGAACTTTTCGCGAAGTGGCACATGGAGCGATAG
- a CDS encoding flavin reductase family protein: MEQAIDMKALFSLTYGMYIVGTACEGRLNGQIANTVMQITSEPLCVATCLNKANLTAELTGRSGIFSVSVLEEDVPMTFIGQFGFKSGRDIDKFADVRYEAGATGAPLVKDWAIAAFDAKVVRTVDMPSHVLFVGEVQCARFFKEASPLTYAAYHLVKKGKSPKTAPTFGFNALK, encoded by the coding sequence GTGGAACAGGCTATAGACATGAAAGCTCTTTTTTCTCTCACCTACGGTATGTACATAGTCGGGACGGCGTGCGAAGGCAGGCTCAACGGGCAGATAGCGAACACAGTGATGCAGATAACGTCCGAGCCGCTCTGCGTGGCTACATGCCTTAACAAAGCCAACCTCACCGCGGAGCTTACCGGCAGGAGCGGGATTTTCTCCGTTTCGGTGCTTGAGGAGGACGTGCCGATGACCTTTATCGGACAGTTCGGCTTCAAGTCCGGGCGCGACATAGACAAGTTCGCGGACGTCCGGTACGAGGCCGGGGCGACTGGCGCGCCTCTCGTAAAGGACTGGGCGATAGCCGCATTCGACGCCAAGGTCGTTCGGACTGTGGATATGCCGAGCCACGTGCTCTTCGTAGGCGAAGTGCAGTGCGCGAGATTTTTCAAGGAAGCTTCTCCGCTCACCTACGCGGCCTACCACCTTGTTAAGAAGGGCAAGTCGCCCAAGACGGCGCCGACCTTCGGCTTCAACGCGCTGAAGTAA